The Bradyrhizobium diazoefficiens genome contains the following window.
CGTGGCGTGGCTGATCACGACCGTAGCCGGGCCGCGTCCGGCGCCCCAGCCGAAGATCGTCCCGATGGACCAGATGAACTCGAAAATCTGCGGCGCCAGGGCAAGCAGGCAAAAGCCGATCGCCACCGACGTGTTTCTTGTGGCTGTCGCCGAGTGGCCCATTGTATCGGCCATGCATGTCTCCTCCGCGACCCGTAAGTCACGAGCACTGTTGTTCTAATCGGCTGGAAAATGGATCCTCGCCCGGATCACTGCCTAGCGATTTTCACTACACAATGCCAGCAAAACCCAACAGGCCCCCGGCGAGCAGCAGCCACAGCGGATTGATGCGCGAGACGGATGCGATCACCGCGACCGTCGCGGTCAGGAGCAGCGCAGCAATGGTGCGATCGGTCGACTGGGCCAGGATCAGGGCGCTGGCTGCCATCAATCCGATCGAGAGCGGAACCAATGCAGCCTGAATCAGGGCGGGCCAGCGCGATTGGCTCGGCCGGTTGAGGAGCCGGCTGACATAATAGGCAAGCAGTGCCGTCGGCAGGCACATCGCCAGCGTCGCGGCCAGCGCGCCGGGGATGCCGGCGACGGCATAGCCGATCAACGTGACGATAAGCACGTTCGGGCCTGGCGAGAGCTGTGCGATCGCATAGGCGTCGGCGAACTGCTTGTCGGTCATCCAGTGATGCACGTCGACCGCGATGCGGTGCATCTCGGGCACAGCGGCCGCCGCGCCGCCGACCGCGAACAGCGACATCAGACCAAAGGTGGAGATCAGCGCCCAGACCGGGTTCTCGCTGCTCATGCTGCTACCTTCCGCTGCATCAGGTATGTGACGCCGATGCTGACCGGGATTGCGACCAGCAGCACCGCCTGGAGCGGCAGGCGAAGCACGCCGATGGCAACGAACACGCCGAGCATCATGGTGAGCGCGACGACGTTTATCCGCCTGACCAGCGGCGTCATCATGCGGAAGACCACCGCGATCAGCAGGCCGACCGCCGCGCAGGAGATGCCTGCGAGAATACGACGCAGTACCTCCACGTCCCCAAACCGCGCGTAGATGATCGCGAGCACGGTCATGATCAGCGTCGGCGGCAGCAGCAGCCCCGTGAAAGCGGCAACGCCGCCCGCCATCCCGCGCAGCCGCGACCCGAACACCATCGACAGATTGACGATGTTGGGCCCGGGGAGGAAATGGCAGAGCGCAAAAGTCTCGTTGAACTCGTCCGCCGTCATCCAGCGGTGCTGATCGACGATGGCGTGCCGCGCAAACACCAGAACCCCGCCGAAACCGGCCAGCGACATCCTGGCGAAGGCCAGGAACAGCGCGGCGAGGCCGGGTGGAGGGGCGTGGGTGGCGAGGATATCCGGCTCTTGGGCGGCCGGTGCTGAATCCGAGGACATGTCAGGAGCTTAGAACGTGGGCCACGGTGCAGCCAAGAGCCTCCGGAACCTATCCAAAGGGAACCTCGCCAAGCCCGCTCGAAACACCTGTCATTTGAAACCTTTGCCCCCTATATTGGGGGTGCCGGTTCGCCGGCTATGGAAATAAACGGTCGTCGCAATAAACCATTCGGACCCGGGGGCGGTACCCGGCGCCTCCACCAAAGCTCATCGTTCGGCGAGCTTGGCCCACGGACAAGTGAGCTTCGGCGGGGGCGAAATAGGATCGACGAGGGCGTAAAGGGCGAACTTTTTCCCGGTATTGTTCCGCCGTTATCGGGCTATGCAATAGTTGCCAACGACAACTTTGCTCCGGTTGCTCAGGCTGCGTAACGCAGTTTGAAAGACCATTCTGAAGTCCTAACGGGTTAAGCTCCGTTAGGCGGGGTTCGGAGGCACCTGGCAACAGAAGCCTCCACTTACCTCTGATTTCCTTCCCGGCGGGGACTCCTGCTGACCCGTCAGGCGCGGTACTATTGCGGCTTGGCGAGTCGGGCCGGCAGGGCCCGTCTCCTGGAATGCAACAGGACCACCATGGCGACCGATCATATCCGATACGATGTGCTGGCCCGCGACGCGCTGCGCGGCGTGCTGCGCAAGGTGCTGACCGATGCCGCGTCCCATGGACTGCCGGGCGAGCACCATTTCTTCATCACCTTCGTCTCGAAGGCCGAGGGCGTGAAGATCTCGCCGCGACTGCTGGCGCAATATCCGGAAGAGATGACGATCATCCTCCAGCACCAGTTCTGGGATCTGACCGTGCTCGAGGACCGTTTCGAGGTCGGCCTGTCTTTTGGCGGGATTCCGGAGCGGCTGATCGTGCCGTTCAGCGCCATCAAGAGCTTCCTCGACCCGTCCGTGAAGTTTGGACTCCAGTTCGATACCTCCGACGTCGCCGAGGACGCGCCCGAGACATTGCCGGCCGCCCCTGCCCCGTCAGCCATAGCTGTGCCCGCGCCGGCCAGCGAAACGGCGGAGACCGCGGAAGAACCGACCCCGCCGAACCAGGGCGGCGCCGAAGTCGTGCGGCTCGATCGTTTCCGCAAGAAATGATCCAGGTTGGCCGCGAGGCCGTCGCGCGCGGCTAAACTGCCTGTATAAAAGTGCACATGAGAAAGCCGCACGGCGTTTCGTGCGGCAGAATGGATGTGCTATGGCAAAGACTGCTCGCTCGAACACCGTCCGCCCCGCGACCCGCATCGAGACCGACAGTTTTGGTCCCATCGAGGTCCC
Protein-coding sequences here:
- a CDS encoding chromate transporter; amino-acid sequence: MSSENPVWALISTFGLMSLFAVGGAAAAVPEMHRIAVDVHHWMTDKQFADAYAIAQLSPGPNVLIVTLIGYAVAGIPGALAATLAMCLPTALLAYYVSRLLNRPSQSRWPALIQAALVPLSIGLMAASALILAQSTDRTIAALLLTATVAVIASVSRINPLWLLLAGGLLGFAGIV
- a CDS encoding chromate transporter — its product is MSSDSAPAAQEPDILATHAPPPGLAALFLAFARMSLAGFGGVLVFARHAIVDQHRWMTADEFNETFALCHFLPGPNIVNLSMVFGSRLRGMAGGVAAFTGLLLPPTLIMTVLAIIYARFGDVEVLRRILAGISCAAVGLLIAVVFRMMTPLVRRINVVALTMMLGVFVAIGVLRLPLQAVLLVAIPVSIGVTYLMQRKVAA
- a CDS encoding SspB family protein is translated as MATDHIRYDVLARDALRGVLRKVLTDAASHGLPGEHHFFITFVSKAEGVKISPRLLAQYPEEMTIILQHQFWDLTVLEDRFEVGLSFGGIPERLIVPFSAIKSFLDPSVKFGLQFDTSDVAEDAPETLPAAPAPSAIAVPAPASETAETAEEPTPPNQGGAEVVRLDRFRKK